A single window of Jiangella alkaliphila DNA harbors:
- a CDS encoding acetamidase/formamidase family protein, producing MDVIEYTPTRDQYAYTFGGAAPAMRVAPGTALRLWSDDAFGGVLRTTDDLSSAKVDLRFVNPQTGPFYVEGAEPGDTLVLHLAALEPARDWGASAAIPFFGGMTSTDRVVTLQDPLADTTWIYELDRDRNTVAFAARHSDHRIELPVAPMLGTVGVAPAGGEVRSSLVPDRFGGNMDTPQMRAGTTVFLGVNVEGALFSVGDGHYRQGEGEACGTAVEGAMTTTLIVDLVKGGAPGWPRLEDDSHWMTVGSSRPMEDSWRIGNAELVHWVAELYGLHTMDAYQLCSQIAEVPVANVVDANYSVVVKAAKSLLPAADAFGGIHADLRARAATI from the coding sequence ATGGACGTCATCGAGTACACGCCCACCCGCGATCAGTACGCCTACACCTTCGGCGGCGCGGCTCCGGCGATGCGGGTCGCGCCGGGCACGGCGTTGCGGCTGTGGTCCGACGACGCGTTCGGTGGCGTCCTACGCACGACCGACGACCTGTCCAGCGCCAAGGTCGACCTCCGGTTCGTCAACCCGCAGACCGGGCCGTTCTACGTCGAGGGCGCCGAGCCCGGTGACACCCTGGTGCTGCACCTGGCGGCGCTGGAGCCGGCCCGCGACTGGGGAGCGTCGGCGGCCATCCCGTTCTTCGGCGGCATGACCAGCACGGACCGCGTCGTCACGTTGCAGGATCCGCTGGCCGACACCACGTGGATCTACGAGCTGGACCGCGACCGCAACACGGTCGCCTTCGCGGCCCGGCACAGCGACCACCGCATCGAGCTGCCCGTCGCCCCGATGCTCGGCACGGTCGGGGTGGCGCCCGCCGGCGGCGAGGTGCGCTCGTCCCTGGTGCCCGACCGCTTCGGCGGCAACATGGACACCCCGCAGATGCGCGCCGGGACGACGGTCTTCCTCGGCGTCAACGTCGAGGGGGCGCTGTTCTCCGTCGGCGACGGCCACTACCGCCAGGGCGAGGGCGAGGCCTGCGGCACCGCCGTCGAGGGCGCTATGACCACCACGCTCATCGTCGACCTCGTCAAGGGCGGGGCTCCGGGCTGGCCCCGCCTCGAGGACGACTCGCACTGGATGACGGTCGGTTCGAGCCGCCCGATGGAGGACTCCTGGCGCATCGGCAACGCCGAGCTCGTCCATTGGGTCGCCGAGCTCTACGGCCTGCACACGATGGACGCGTATCAGCTGTGCTCGCAGATCGCCGAGGTACCGGTCGCGAACGTCGTCGACGCCAACTACAGCGTCGTGGTCAAGGCGGCGAAGTCGCTGCTCCCGGCCGCCGACGCGTTCGGCGGCATCCACGCCGACCTGCGCGCCCGGGCCGCCACGATCTGA
- a CDS encoding carbohydrate ABC transporter permease — protein sequence MSQLTLRPAEAGDGGPDARRPGPRPGRLRRSLTPYLYLLPTVLLLVALMVLPIVMVIGYSLMDNVITTRSSETVGLDNYVEVVTDPVFHTAIRNTLYFTVVSVLAHLVLGLAFALMLNSAFVGRWAKALFRAIYVLPWLFTIAVVAVLWRLLLNPNGVVNYLLDVTGFIDGNVEWLADPDTALHAVTFINIWCGYPFFMISLLAGLQGIPKDLYEAARVDGAGAIKQFWHVTIPQLKPIIIAMALLDFIWTTQQFALIWMTTGGGPINVTEMLSTFTYKLAFSKYEFSMASTSAVIILVLSMVLAFFYVRHQRVRD from the coding sequence TTGTCCCAGCTGACGCTACGACCGGCCGAGGCCGGCGACGGCGGGCCCGACGCCCGCCGTCCCGGCCCCCGGCCCGGACGCCTGCGGCGGTCGCTGACGCCCTACCTGTACCTGCTGCCGACCGTGCTGCTGCTGGTCGCGCTCATGGTGCTGCCGATCGTCATGGTCATCGGCTACTCGCTGATGGACAACGTCATCACCACGCGCAGCTCCGAGACGGTCGGGCTGGACAACTACGTCGAGGTCGTCACCGACCCGGTGTTCCACACGGCGATCCGCAACACGCTGTACTTCACCGTCGTCAGCGTGCTCGCCCACCTCGTGCTGGGGCTGGCGTTCGCGCTGATGCTGAACAGCGCGTTCGTGGGCCGGTGGGCCAAGGCGCTGTTCCGGGCGATCTACGTGCTGCCGTGGCTGTTCACCATCGCCGTCGTGGCCGTGCTGTGGCGGCTGCTGCTCAACCCGAACGGCGTGGTCAATTACCTGCTCGACGTCACCGGCTTCATCGACGGCAACGTCGAGTGGCTGGCCGACCCGGACACCGCGCTGCACGCCGTCACGTTCATCAACATCTGGTGCGGCTACCCGTTCTTCATGATCAGCCTGCTGGCCGGGTTGCAGGGCATCCCGAAGGACCTCTACGAGGCGGCGAGGGTCGACGGCGCCGGCGCGATCAAGCAGTTCTGGCACGTCACCATCCCCCAGCTGAAGCCGATCATCATCGCCATGGCGCTGCTCGACTTCATCTGGACGACGCAGCAGTTCGCGCTGATCTGGATGACCACCGGCGGCGGCCCGATCAACGTCACCGAGATGCTCAGCACGTTCACCTACAAGCTGGCGTTCAGCAAGTACGAGTTCTCGATGGCCTCCACCAGCGCGGTCATCATCCTCGTCCTGTCCATGGTGCTGGCGTTCTTCTACGTCAGGCACCAGAGAGTGCGGGACTGA
- a CDS encoding succinate dehydrogenase/fumarate reductase iron-sulfur subunit, whose product MGYDLHMKVWRGDATGGDLVEYTVPVEEGEVVLDALHRIQATQSGDLAVRWNCKAGKCGSCSTEINGRPRLACMTRLSTFEEGETVTVTPLRTFPVVRDLVTDVSYNYKVAETVPPFAPEPRPADGQYRMQQVDVERGQEFRKCIECFLCQDVCHVIRDHEENKQSFSGPRFFLRYAELEMHPLDTNDRRALAREQAGIGLCNITKCCTEVCPEGIHITDNAIIPMKERVVDRSFDPVTWLGRKIFRRDQLPEAQVPQPQTE is encoded by the coding sequence GTGGGATATGACCTGCACATGAAGGTGTGGCGTGGCGACGCCACCGGCGGGGACCTGGTGGAGTACACCGTCCCCGTCGAAGAGGGCGAGGTGGTCCTCGACGCGTTGCACCGCATCCAGGCCACGCAGTCCGGCGACCTCGCGGTGCGGTGGAACTGCAAGGCCGGCAAGTGCGGCTCGTGCAGCACCGAGATCAACGGCCGGCCGCGGCTGGCCTGCATGACCCGGCTGTCGACGTTCGAGGAGGGCGAGACGGTGACGGTGACGCCGCTGCGCACGTTCCCCGTCGTCCGCGACCTCGTCACCGACGTCTCCTACAACTACAAGGTCGCCGAGACGGTGCCGCCGTTCGCGCCGGAGCCGCGGCCCGCCGACGGCCAGTACCGCATGCAGCAGGTCGACGTCGAGCGCGGCCAGGAGTTCCGCAAGTGCATCGAGTGCTTCCTGTGCCAGGACGTGTGCCACGTCATCCGTGACCACGAGGAGAACAAGCAGTCGTTCTCCGGCCCGCGGTTCTTCCTGCGCTACGCCGAGCTGGAGATGCACCCGCTGGACACCAACGACCGCCGCGCGCTGGCCCGCGAGCAGGCCGGCATCGGGCTGTGCAACATCACCAAGTGCTGCACCGAGGTGTGCCCCGAGGGCATCCACATCACCGACAACGCGATCATCCCGATGAAGGAGCGCGTCGTCGACCGGTCCTTCGACCCGGTCACCTGGCTCGGCCGGAAGATCTTCCGCCGCGACCAGCTGCCCGAGGCACAGGTGCCGCAGCCACAGACGGAGTAG
- a CDS encoding ABC transporter substrate-binding protein, with protein sequence MSNGAIARRRVVAVLGASAIALTAACGGGDSGDDSAGGEVTLEFSQWWEPELPDGSLRALMDQFEEENPGIRVELLSGPYASTKEQVVAGAAAGTMSDVVGLDGAWVSDFVDQGSIASLTDLMDDAGFDDSALASQVELEGATYMIPVVNFVYPLFTNDDLLAQAGVTAPPTNRTEFEAAATALSGLGENVSGWALPLSLETPNGVQNDVMSWVWASGGSMLADGQPDVTNDDVKSAVEYIKGLWDDGAIAPGSFTMKEQDKVEEFTNGRVGMVISSLAHVNTIREANPELSFSISAIPAEDSYTGDRGIPYASWGIGVAENSEHKEEAWKLVEFLLGQDVNAELSTLANAFPGNTASVPDFVEGDELFSAAFDIYQSGYPANEFTGLPVAEELMRMFSEELQRALDGDQSVDDALDTAQNRWLEEF encoded by the coding sequence ATGAGCAACGGCGCCATCGCGAGACGACGAGTCGTCGCCGTCCTCGGTGCATCGGCCATCGCGCTGACCGCCGCGTGCGGTGGCGGCGACTCCGGCGACGACTCCGCCGGCGGCGAGGTGACCCTGGAGTTCAGCCAGTGGTGGGAGCCCGAGCTGCCCGACGGGTCGCTCCGCGCGCTCATGGACCAGTTCGAGGAGGAGAACCCCGGCATCCGGGTCGAGCTGCTCAGCGGGCCGTACGCGTCGACGAAGGAACAGGTCGTCGCCGGTGCGGCCGCCGGCACGATGTCCGACGTCGTCGGCCTCGACGGTGCCTGGGTGAGCGACTTCGTCGACCAGGGCTCCATCGCCAGCCTCACCGACCTCATGGACGACGCCGGCTTCGACGACAGCGCGCTCGCCTCGCAGGTCGAGCTCGAGGGCGCCACGTACATGATCCCGGTGGTCAACTTCGTCTATCCGCTCTTCACCAACGACGACCTGCTCGCGCAGGCCGGCGTCACCGCGCCGCCCACGAACCGCACCGAGTTCGAGGCCGCCGCCACGGCGCTGTCCGGCCTGGGCGAGAACGTCAGCGGCTGGGCGCTCCCGCTCTCGCTGGAGACGCCGAACGGCGTCCAGAACGACGTCATGTCGTGGGTCTGGGCCTCCGGCGGCAGCATGCTCGCCGACGGCCAGCCCGACGTCACCAACGACGACGTCAAGAGCGCGGTCGAGTACATCAAGGGACTCTGGGACGACGGCGCCATCGCGCCGGGCTCGTTCACGATGAAAGAGCAGGACAAGGTCGAAGAGTTCACCAATGGCCGGGTCGGCATGGTGATCAGCTCGCTCGCCCACGTCAACACGATCCGCGAGGCGAACCCGGAGCTGAGCTTCAGCATCTCCGCCATCCCCGCCGAGGACTCCTACACCGGCGATCGCGGCATCCCCTACGCCTCCTGGGGCATCGGCGTCGCCGAGAACAGCGAGCACAAGGAAGAGGCCTGGAAGCTGGTCGAGTTCCTGCTCGGCCAGGACGTCAACGCCGAACTGTCGACGCTGGCCAACGCGTTCCCCGGCAACACCGCGTCGGTGCCCGACTTCGTCGAGGGCGACGAGTTGTTCTCGGCGGCCTTCGACATCTACCAGAGCGGCTACCCGGCCAACGAGTTCACCGGCCTCCCGGTCGCCGAGGAGCTGATGCGCATGTTCAGCGAGGAGCTGCAGCGGGCCCTCGACGGCGACCAGTCCGTCGACGACGCCCTCGACACAGCACAGAACCGCTGGCTCGAGGAGTTCTGA
- a CDS encoding SDR family NAD(P)-dependent oxidoreductase, which translates to MDLQLSGTRVLVTGGTRGIGRAIVEAFLDEGATVGFCARNADAVSATQDALSQRGAVTGTVVDVGDGDAIAAWVDRSAASFGGLDTVVASVSALAIPDTEENWLASLNVDLMHTVRLVRAALPHLEQAPAPSIIAISSVSGRESDFASGPYGTAKTAIIGYINGLAMQLAEKGIRANTVSPGNTYFEGGVWASIESGDPDLYRTAVDLNPTGHMGTPQEVAAPVVFLASPVASRISGTNLVVDGALTRGVQV; encoded by the coding sequence ATGGACCTGCAGCTCAGCGGCACCCGCGTCCTCGTCACCGGCGGCACCCGCGGCATCGGACGGGCCATCGTCGAGGCGTTCCTCGACGAGGGAGCCACGGTCGGCTTCTGCGCGCGCAACGCCGACGCGGTCAGCGCGACCCAGGACGCGCTCAGCCAGCGCGGCGCCGTCACCGGCACGGTGGTCGACGTCGGCGACGGCGACGCCATCGCCGCCTGGGTGGACCGGTCGGCCGCATCGTTCGGCGGCCTCGACACGGTGGTGGCCAGCGTCAGCGCTCTGGCGATCCCGGACACCGAGGAGAACTGGCTGGCGAGCCTGAACGTCGACCTCATGCACACCGTCCGGCTGGTCCGCGCCGCCCTCCCGCACCTCGAGCAGGCCCCGGCGCCGTCGATCATCGCGATCTCGAGCGTGTCCGGACGCGAGTCCGACTTCGCCTCCGGGCCGTACGGGACGGCCAAGACCGCCATCATCGGGTACATCAACGGGCTGGCCATGCAGCTGGCCGAGAAGGGCATCCGCGCCAACACCGTGTCGCCGGGCAACACCTACTTCGAGGGCGGCGTCTGGGCGAGCATCGAGAGCGGCGACCCCGACCTGTACCGGACCGCGGTGGACCTCAACCCCACCGGCCACATGGGCACGCCCCAGGAGGTCGCGGCTCCCGTCGTCTTCCTCGCCAGCCCCGTGGCCAGCCGCATCAGCGGCACCAATCTCGTCGTGGACGGCGCGCTGACCCGCGGCGTCCAGGTGTGA
- a CDS encoding 4a-hydroxytetrahydrobiopterin dehydratase, which translates to MTLLDDDGVRTALAGLPGWSGDTSAITRSVEAPDFPTGIRIVDDVAEAAEAADHHPDIDIRWTKVTFTLLTYSEGGVTQKDIDLAGTIDEIAGRHAAG; encoded by the coding sequence ATGACCCTGCTCGACGACGACGGCGTCCGTACCGCACTCGCGGGGCTGCCCGGCTGGTCGGGTGACACGTCGGCCATCACCCGCAGCGTCGAGGCGCCGGACTTCCCCACCGGCATCCGCATCGTCGACGACGTCGCGGAGGCGGCCGAGGCGGCCGATCACCACCCGGACATCGACATCCGCTGGACCAAGGTGACGTTCACGCTGCTCACGTACTCCGAGGGTGGCGTCACGCAGAAGGACATCGACCTCGCCGGCACCATCGACGAGATCGCCGGCCGGCACGCGGCGGGCTGA
- a CDS encoding ketose-bisphosphate aldolase yields the protein MLVNGRDLLAVAHDNDFAVPAFNISDHAMLNGIVEISEELQAPLIVAIHPDELRHTGVDMMESVIARAHRATVPVAVHFDHGATFEQILLAIRTGFTSVMIDGSTLPFAENVAITQRVVEAAHTLGISVEGELGTIGKTDSEAEDGTDAIIYTVPDDAVTFVAETGVDSLAIAIGTSHGIYPAHMKPELKLDLLQDIAAKVDVPLVLHGGSGNPDDEIARSVKLGINKINISSDIKVAYHLKLREVLADTSLREPNTIQPPAVDAMKLTAAQKIELFDAAGKAALY from the coding sequence ATGCTGGTGAATGGCCGAGACCTGCTCGCCGTCGCACACGACAACGACTTCGCCGTGCCCGCGTTCAACATCAGTGACCACGCGATGCTGAACGGCATCGTCGAGATCAGCGAGGAGCTGCAGGCACCGCTCATCGTCGCGATCCACCCGGACGAGCTGCGCCACACCGGGGTGGACATGATGGAGTCGGTCATCGCCCGGGCGCACCGGGCGACGGTGCCGGTGGCGGTCCACTTCGACCACGGGGCCACGTTCGAGCAGATCCTGCTGGCCATCCGCACCGGGTTCACGTCGGTGATGATCGACGGCTCGACGCTGCCGTTCGCCGAGAACGTCGCCATCACCCAGCGGGTCGTCGAGGCGGCGCACACGCTCGGTATCTCCGTCGAGGGCGAGCTGGGCACCATCGGCAAGACCGATTCCGAGGCCGAGGACGGCACCGACGCGATCATCTACACCGTCCCCGACGACGCCGTCACGTTCGTCGCCGAGACCGGCGTCGACTCCCTCGCCATCGCCATCGGCACCAGCCACGGCATCTACCCGGCGCACATGAAGCCCGAACTGAAGCTGGACCTGCTGCAGGACATCGCCGCAAAGGTCGACGTGCCGCTGGTGCTGCACGGCGGCTCCGGCAACCCCGACGACGAGATCGCCCGCTCGGTGAAGCTGGGCATCAACAAGATCAACATCTCCTCCGACATCAAGGTCGCCTACCACCTGAAGCTGCGCGAGGTGCTGGCCGACACGTCGCTGCGCGAGCCGAACACCATCCAGCCGCCGGCCGTCGACGCGATGAAGCTGACGGCGGCGCAGAAGATCGAGCTGTTCGACGCCGCCGGCAAGGCCGCGCTCTACTGA
- a CDS encoding DeoR/GlpR family DNA-binding transcription regulator, with protein sequence MAAQTPTGGDAIGQPRRLPAGRKAELASYVTELGQVTVAQLAERFDVSLDTIRRDLDQLDSEGVLIRTHGGAVGLSAVPRPDTGLDVRMRMQASAKEQIGALAAGLVTDGAAIIVNAGTTTLAVVRHLRDQRDLTIATNSLQLPAEISPDVVRDLYVFGGQVRFSAQATVGPVSFHRMSPGDDLQIQCDLALIAVGAVDAASGYTTSNLGEATMMAEMMDRATQVAVLADSSKFDRRLFARVAELGRAHYLVTDAAPPAALGRVLEEAGVKVLVAGDNA encoded by the coding sequence ATGGCCGCGCAGACACCCACCGGCGGCGACGCGATCGGTCAGCCCCGCCGGCTGCCGGCCGGGCGGAAGGCCGAGCTGGCGTCATACGTGACCGAGCTCGGGCAGGTCACGGTCGCCCAGCTGGCCGAACGCTTCGACGTCTCCCTCGACACCATCCGGCGCGACCTCGACCAGCTCGACTCCGAGGGCGTGCTCATCCGGACGCACGGCGGCGCGGTCGGCCTGTCCGCCGTCCCGCGGCCCGACACCGGCCTGGACGTGCGCATGCGCATGCAGGCGTCGGCCAAGGAGCAGATCGGCGCGCTGGCCGCCGGGCTGGTCACCGACGGCGCCGCGATCATCGTCAACGCCGGCACCACGACGCTGGCCGTCGTCCGGCACTTGCGCGACCAGCGCGACCTCACGATCGCCACGAACAGCCTGCAGCTACCGGCGGAGATCTCGCCTGACGTCGTCCGCGACCTCTACGTGTTCGGCGGCCAGGTGCGCTTCAGCGCGCAGGCCACCGTCGGGCCGGTCAGCTTCCATCGCATGTCACCCGGCGACGACCTGCAGATCCAGTGCGACCTCGCGCTGATCGCCGTCGGCGCGGTCGACGCGGCCAGCGGTTACACCACCAGCAACCTCGGCGAGGCCACCATGATGGCCGAGATGATGGACCGCGCCACGCAGGTCGCGGTGCTGGCCGACTCGTCCAAGTTCGACCGCCGGCTGTTCGCCCGGGTGGCCGAGCTGGGCCGGGCCCACTACCTCGTCACCGACGCCGCGCCGCCGGCGGCGCTCGGCCGTGTGCTCGAGGAGGCCGGGGTCAAGGTCCTGGTGGCCGGCGACAACGCCTGA
- a CDS encoding ADP-dependent glucokinase/phosphofructokinase, with protein MTGRLVLGLGGTVDYEISWDAATIERLVVEHDIRAAELSTGIPVDSERSLLVTLLAFVRDGAGGERFVASSDVVTGLAARFDTRVTLGGTCVRAALGLAAVGVGSTVHLVSIDDHVRRLLPPSVDYLCSADADSLDPHLIVQYPAGTRIRAGDLDLHAPHANRLIYVHDPPNRELRLHPGLGEALSRADVFLVSGLNSIQSPAVLARRLGELRAAVDRLPAGALTFYEDAGYHVPSIAAAARAGVLELADVYSMNEDELGERLGRSVDLLDPTAVVSALRALTGLVPAPVVVVHTKYWSVALGADAGRFEDALSGGIALASARYLAGDGLTADSVRAVATRPVHPGGAAVVAAVRTAFGARAAGVPAYVLDTSVPTSIGLGDTFVGGFLAATTQKLILE; from the coding sequence ATGACCGGACGGCTGGTACTGGGCCTGGGCGGGACCGTCGACTACGAGATCAGCTGGGACGCCGCGACCATCGAGCGGCTGGTCGTCGAGCACGACATCCGCGCCGCGGAGCTGTCCACCGGCATCCCGGTGGACAGTGAGCGGTCGCTGCTGGTCACGCTGCTGGCGTTCGTCCGCGACGGTGCGGGCGGGGAGCGCTTCGTCGCCTCCTCCGACGTCGTCACCGGCCTCGCGGCGCGATTCGACACCCGGGTCACCCTGGGCGGCACCTGCGTGCGCGCCGCGCTGGGTCTGGCGGCTGTCGGCGTCGGCAGCACGGTGCACCTGGTCAGCATCGACGACCACGTGCGCCGGCTGCTGCCGCCGTCGGTCGACTACCTGTGCAGTGCCGACGCCGACTCACTCGACCCGCACCTGATCGTCCAGTACCCGGCCGGCACGCGCATCCGGGCCGGCGACCTGGACCTGCACGCGCCGCACGCCAACCGGCTCATCTACGTGCACGACCCGCCGAACCGGGAGCTGCGGCTGCACCCCGGTCTCGGCGAGGCGCTGAGCCGGGCGGACGTGTTCCTGGTGTCCGGCCTGAACTCGATCCAGTCCCCGGCCGTCCTGGCGCGGCGGCTGGGCGAGTTGCGTGCGGCCGTCGACCGGCTGCCGGCCGGTGCGCTGACGTTCTACGAGGACGCCGGCTACCACGTGCCGTCGATCGCGGCGGCCGCCCGGGCCGGCGTGCTGGAGCTGGCCGACGTCTACTCGATGAACGAGGACGAGCTGGGCGAGCGCCTCGGCCGGAGCGTCGACCTGCTGGACCCGACGGCGGTGGTGTCCGCCTTGCGCGCGCTGACCGGGCTGGTGCCCGCACCGGTCGTCGTCGTGCACACGAAGTACTGGTCGGTGGCGCTGGGCGCCGACGCCGGCCGGTTCGAGGACGCGCTGAGTGGCGGCATAGCGCTGGCCAGCGCCCGCTACCTGGCCGGCGACGGGCTGACGGCCGACTCGGTGCGAGCGGTGGCGACGCGGCCGGTGCACCCGGGCGGCGCCGCCGTGGTCGCGGCGGTGCGGACGGCGTTCGGCGCGCGCGCCGCCGGGGTGCCGGCGTACGTCCTGGACACCTCGGTTCCGACCAGTATCGGCCTCGGCGACACCTTCGTCGGCGGCTTCCTCGCCGCCACCACCCAGAAGTTGATCTTGGAGTAA
- a CDS encoding carbohydrate ABC transporter permease: MNLPNVRHRGLKRTGVYAGLVLGALFAGLPVLWMALSSFKSNSEIFEYPPRLITDNFSFDAYTTILTDPAKLRFFVNSYVIGLSVVALTLVVAIFAAYAFSRYDFPLKRVLNVVVISVQAVPPITLLIPYFGLMVTLGLYNTYPGLILTYLVFTLPYAIIMMTGYFNTLPKELDEAVKVDGAGPLTALWRILVPISVPGLVSVGLYTFMIAWNEFLFALTLTRTEDMRTVPIGIQLLMGQHSYEWNEMMAMSVLGCVPILVLFLFFQRFFIGGMSAGAVKI, translated from the coding sequence ATGAACCTGCCCAACGTCCGCCATCGCGGCCTCAAGCGGACCGGCGTCTATGCCGGCCTCGTGCTCGGCGCGCTGTTCGCCGGGCTCCCGGTGCTCTGGATGGCACTGAGCTCGTTCAAGTCGAACAGCGAGATCTTCGAGTACCCGCCGCGGCTCATCACCGACAACTTCTCCTTCGACGCCTACACGACCATCCTCACCGACCCGGCCAAGCTGCGGTTCTTCGTCAACAGCTACGTCATCGGCCTGTCGGTGGTGGCGCTGACGCTGGTGGTGGCGATCTTCGCCGCGTACGCGTTCAGCCGGTACGACTTCCCGTTGAAGCGGGTGCTCAACGTGGTGGTCATCAGCGTGCAGGCGGTGCCGCCGATCACGTTGCTGATCCCCTATTTCGGGCTGATGGTGACGCTCGGCCTCTACAACACGTATCCGGGGCTGATCCTCACCTATCTGGTGTTCACCCTGCCCTACGCGATCATCATGATGACCGGCTACTTCAACACGCTGCCGAAGGAGCTCGACGAGGCCGTCAAGGTCGACGGCGCCGGGCCGCTCACCGCGTTGTGGCGCATTCTGGTGCCGATCTCGGTGCCCGGACTGGTGTCGGTGGGCCTCTACACGTTCATGATCGCGTGGAACGAGTTCCTGTTCGCCTTGACGCTGACCCGCACCGAGGACATGCGCACGGTCCCCATCGGCATCCAGTTGCTCATGGGCCAGCACTCGTACGAATGGAACGAGATGATGGCGATGAGCGTCCTGGGCTGCGTCCCCATTCTCGTGCTCTTCCTCTTCTTCCAGCGGTTCTTCATCGGAGGTATGAGTGCCGGCGCCGTGAAGATCTGA